From one Brachypodium distachyon strain Bd21 chromosome 4, Brachypodium_distachyon_v3.0, whole genome shotgun sequence genomic stretch:
- the LOC100841463 gene encoding chloroplast envelope quinone oxidoreductase homolog, with the protein MATPRTMRAVQYDKYGGGADGLKHVEVPVPSPKEGEVLLKMEAASINPIDWKIQKGMLRLFRMPSKFPFTPVSDLAGEVVELGSGVSNFKPGEKVISICFPHGGGLAEYAVAPASLTVARPAEVSAVEGACLPTAAGTALQLLKAVGVSFDGGPPPSGSSGPKNLLVTAASGGVGHYAVQLAKLAGVQHVTATCGARNAGLVAGLGADEVLDYRTPEGAALRGPSGRRYGAVAHCATGVPWSVLRAALDDGGGTVADVTPGIGAAVTSFLQKVTLSKKRLVPLMLAPKTEEMEWLVDVARQGKLRTVVDSRYPLSRAQEAWAKSMDGHATGKIVVEIGGAV; encoded by the exons atggcgacgccgaggacgatgaGAGCCGTGCAGTACGACAAGTACGGCGGAGGAGCAGACGGCCTCAAG CATGTGGAGGTGCCGGTCCCGTCCCCGAAGGAAGGCGAGGTGCTGCTCAAGATGGAGGCGGCCAGCATCAACCCCATCGACTGGAAGATCCAGAAGGGCATGCTCCGCCTCTTCCGCATGCCCAGCAAGTTCCCCTTCACCCCAG TTAGCGATCTGGCCGGCGAGGTCGTGGAGCTGGGCAGCGGCGTGAGCAACTTCAAGCCAGGAGAAAAGGTCATCTCCATCTGCTTCCCG cacggcggcgggctcgcAGAGTacgcggtggcgccggcgtcgCTGACGGTGGCGAGGCCCGCGGAGGTGTCGGCCGTCGAGGGCGCCTGCCTGCCGACCGCCGCGGGCACCGCTCTCCAGCTACTGAAGGCCGTCGGTGTCAGCTTCGACggcgggccgccgccgtccggctCGTCCGGCCCAAAGAACTTGCTGGTCACCGCGGcctccggcggcgtgggccACTACGCGGTGCAGCTGGCCAAGCTCGCGGGCGTCCAGCACGTCACGGCCACCTGCGGCGCGCGCAACGCGGGCCTCGTCGCGGGGCTGGGAGCGGACGAGGTGCTGGACTACAGGACGCCCGAGGGCGCGGCCCTGCGGGGCCCGTCCGGCCGGAGGTACGGCGCCGTGGCGCACTGCGCGACAGGCGTCCCTTGGTCGGTGCTCAGGGCGGCGctggacgacggcggcggcacggtcGCCGACGTCACGCCGGGTatcggcgccgccgtcacGTCGTTCCTGCAGAAGGTGACCTTGTCCAAGAAGAGGCTCGTGCCGCTGATGCTGGCGCCCAAGACGGAGGAGATGGAGTGGCTGGTGGACGTGGCGAGGCAGGGGAAGCTCAGGACGGTGGTGGACTCCAGGTACCCGCTGAGCAGAGCACAGGAGGCGTGGGCGAAGAGCATGGACGGGCATGCCACTGGCAAAATCGTTGTAGAGATTGGAGGCGCCGTATGA